From one Enterococcus sp. DIV2402 genomic stretch:
- a CDS encoding MurR/RpiR family transcriptional regulator: MLLVEKIQETNFSPAEQSLVEYILEQKTAIEDYTIKEIAEATFVHPSTLIRIAKKLGFSGWSDLKMAFLEEQRYLHSHFEEIDANLPFSKTDGLLTIAQKMAALEQTTIEDTLSLLHHDTLKQATNLLYHAKEIKIFTSNANIFASQDFALKMRRLKKRTTIAEIIGEQAYEAYSLDDSSCAILISYTGENHLIKQILPILKRQRTSILSITSIGESTISKESDCNLQMTTRERLYSKVGDFTTSMSISYLLDVLYTTVFSKNYQQNLNHLIQMGEEFDTRTSTSPVMQEPPIENRLQIKDSFLPN; the protein is encoded by the coding sequence ATGTTATTAGTCGAAAAAATTCAAGAAACTAATTTTTCTCCAGCAGAGCAATCCTTAGTTGAGTATATTCTTGAACAAAAAACTGCGATTGAAGATTATACGATTAAAGAAATTGCTGAAGCGACATTCGTTCATCCATCCACATTGATTCGTATTGCAAAAAAATTAGGTTTCAGTGGTTGGTCAGATTTAAAAATGGCATTTTTAGAAGAACAGCGTTACCTACACAGTCATTTTGAAGAAATTGATGCCAATCTTCCTTTTTCTAAAACAGATGGTTTGTTAACCATCGCTCAAAAAATGGCAGCTCTAGAACAAACAACGATTGAAGATACCTTATCCTTGTTGCATCACGATACTTTAAAACAAGCCACCAATTTACTCTATCATGCAAAGGAAATCAAAATATTTACTTCTAATGCAAATATTTTTGCTTCACAAGATTTTGCTTTAAAAATGCGTCGTTTGAAAAAAAGAACCACTATTGCTGAAATTATTGGCGAACAAGCCTACGAAGCCTACAGTTTAGATGATTCATCTTGTGCTATCTTAATTTCTTACACTGGTGAAAATCATTTAATCAAACAAATTTTACCTATTCTAAAACGACAACGGACCAGTATTTTAAGTATTACCAGTATTGGTGAAAGTACGATTAGTAAAGAATCTGATTGTAATCTTCAAATGACTACTCGTGAACGGCTGTATTCAAAAGTGGGAGATTTCACTACAAGTATGTCTATTTCTTATTTATTAGATGTCCTTTACACCACTGTTTTTTCAAAAAATTATCAACAGAATTTGAATCATTTGATTCAAATGGGGGAAGAATTTGATACGCGAACGAGTACTTCGCCGGTCATGCAAGAACCCCCTATTGAAAATCGGTTACAGATTAAAGATTCGTTTTTACCAAATTAA
- a CDS encoding 6-phospho-beta-glucosidase — protein sequence MTGVKIATIGGGSSYTPELMEGFIKRYEELPIREIWLVDVEAGKEKLEIVGEMAQRMWDASPYDVKVHLTLDREEALKDADFVTTQFRVGLLNARVKDERIPAYYGMLGQETNGAGGMFKAFRTIPIILEIVEDMKRLCPDAWLINFTNPAGMVTEAIIRYGKWDRVIGLCNVPVGAIMVEPGLLGKKENELIYKFAGVNHFHWHKVADLEGNDVTLDIIDQLFKEDNGLPKNIHDIPFYKEQLHQMKMIPCGYHRYYYRQEEMLAHALEEYQTIGTRAQQVKQTEAELFELYKDPDLAHKPEQLEQRGGAHYSDAACETIASIYSNKNTQIVVSTKNNGAVPDLPADCVVEVMAYLGADGARSVAFGELPTAEKGWLQVMKAMELLTIEAAVTGDYGTALQAFTINPLVPSGDTARKVMHELFIAHKAHLPQFKETIERLEKEGVTVQDEVAKELI from the coding sequence ATGACTGGAGTTAAAATTGCAACAATTGGTGGCGGAAGTAGCTATACACCTGAACTGATGGAAGGTTTTATCAAACGTTATGAAGAATTACCAATCAGAGAAATTTGGTTAGTAGATGTTGAAGCGGGAAAAGAAAAATTAGAAATCGTTGGTGAAATGGCACAACGTATGTGGGATGCTTCACCATATGATGTTAAAGTCCATTTAACATTAGATCGTGAAGAAGCCCTAAAAGATGCTGATTTTGTTACAACACAATTTCGTGTCGGACTATTAAACGCTCGCGTTAAAGATGAACGTATTCCAGCTTATTACGGCATGCTAGGACAAGAAACGAATGGTGCAGGCGGAATGTTCAAAGCTTTTCGTACAATTCCAATTATTTTGGAAATTGTTGAAGATATGAAACGTCTTTGTCCAGATGCTTGGCTTATTAACTTTACCAATCCAGCAGGTATGGTAACAGAAGCCATTATCCGCTATGGTAAATGGGACCGTGTCATCGGTTTATGTAATGTACCAGTGGGGGCAATCATGGTTGAACCCGGTTTGTTAGGTAAAAAAGAAAATGAACTAATTTACAAATTTGCTGGTGTGAACCATTTCCATTGGCATAAAGTTGCTGATTTAGAAGGCAATGATGTTACCTTGGATATTATCGATCAATTGTTTAAAGAAGATAATGGGTTACCAAAAAATATTCATGATATTCCATTCTATAAGGAACAATTACATCAAATGAAAATGATTCCTTGTGGTTATCATCGTTATTACTATCGCCAAGAAGAAATGCTGGCTCATGCGTTGGAAGAATACCAAACAATTGGTACACGTGCGCAGCAAGTGAAACAAACAGAGGCAGAATTATTTGAATTATATAAAGATCCTGATTTAGCACATAAACCAGAACAATTAGAACAACGTGGTGGTGCGCATTATTCAGATGCAGCGTGTGAAACAATTGCTTCAATTTACTCAAATAAAAATACTCAAATTGTGGTTTCAACTAAAAATAATGGTGCGGTTCCAGATCTACCAGCTGATTGTGTGGTTGAAGTCATGGCGTATTTGGGAGCAGACGGTGCTCGTTCAGTTGCCTTTGGTGAATTACCAACAGCGGAAAAAGGCTGGTTACAAGTAATGAAAGCAATGGAATTATTAACTATCGAAGCGGCAGTTACAGGAGATTATGGTACTGCTTTACAAGCATTTACAATTAATCCACTAGTACCATCAGGCGATACTGCTCGTAAAGTCATGCATGAATTATTTATTGCACACAAAGCACATTTGCCACAATTTAAAGAAACGATTGAACGTCTTGAAAAAGAAGGCGTTACAGTTCAAGATGAAGTAGCTAAAGAGTTAATCTAA
- a CDS encoding 6-phospho-beta-glucosidase — MGFRKDFLWGGATAANQCEGGYNEGGRGLANVDVVPIGEARLDVITGKTKMFDFEEGYHYPAKVGIDMYHRYKEDIALFGEMGFKTYRLSIAWTRIFPNGDETEPNEEGLKFYEDLFKECHKYGIEPLVTITHFDCPMHLIKEYGGWRNRKLVEFYERLCTVIFNRYKGLVKYWLTFNEINMILHAPFMGAGLYFEEGENEEQVKYQSAHHELLSSAIATRIAHEVDPDNQVGCMLAAGGYYPYSCRPEDVWESRQKDRESYFFIDVQSRGEYPAYFLKDLERQGIEIAMEEGDAEILKANTVDFISFSYYSSRVATTDPELLEQTAGNIFASVKNPYLDASEWGWQIDPLGLRITMNDIYDRYQKPLFIVENGLGAVDVPDENGYVEDDYRIDYLAKHIQAMKDAVEIDGVDLLGYTTWGCIDLVSAGTGEMKKRYGFVYVDLDNEGNGTLNRSKKKSFDWYKQVIASNGEDLSNN; from the coding sequence ATGGGATTTCGCAAAGACTTTTTATGGGGTGGCGCAACAGCTGCCAATCAATGTGAAGGCGGCTATAATGAAGGTGGACGTGGTTTAGCAAACGTAGACGTAGTACCAATTGGTGAAGCACGTTTAGATGTGATTACTGGTAAAACGAAAATGTTTGATTTTGAAGAAGGTTACCATTATCCAGCAAAAGTTGGGATTGATATGTATCACCGCTATAAAGAAGATATTGCTTTATTTGGCGAAATGGGCTTTAAAACTTATCGTTTATCAATTGCCTGGACTAGAATTTTCCCAAATGGTGACGAAACAGAACCAAATGAAGAAGGGCTAAAATTCTATGAAGATTTATTTAAAGAATGTCATAAATATGGTATTGAACCATTAGTAACTATTACGCATTTTGATTGCCCAATGCATTTAATTAAAGAATATGGTGGTTGGCGTAACCGTAAATTGGTAGAATTTTATGAAAGATTATGTACAGTTATCTTTAACCGTTACAAAGGTTTAGTTAAATACTGGTTGACTTTCAATGAAATCAATATGATTTTACATGCACCATTCATGGGTGCAGGTCTTTACTTTGAAGAAGGCGAAAATGAAGAGCAAGTGAAATATCAATCAGCACATCATGAATTATTATCAAGTGCGATTGCAACACGTATTGCACATGAAGTAGATCCTGACAATCAAGTAGGATGTATGTTAGCAGCAGGTGGTTATTATCCATATAGCTGTCGCCCTGAAGATGTCTGGGAATCTCGTCAAAAAGACCGTGAAAGCTACTTCTTTATTGATGTTCAATCTCGTGGGGAATATCCTGCATATTTCTTGAAAGATTTAGAACGCCAAGGCATTGAAATCGCGATGGAAGAAGGCGATGCAGAAATCCTAAAAGCCAATACAGTTGACTTTATTTCATTCTCATACTATTCATCACGTGTTGCAACAACTGACCCAGAATTATTAGAGCAAACAGCAGGTAATATTTTTGCATCAGTAAAAAATCCTTACCTAGATGCAAGCGAGTGGGGCTGGCAAATTGATCCATTAGGACTACGTATTACAATGAACGATATTTATGATCGTTATCAAAAACCATTGTTTATCGTAGAAAATGGGTTAGGTGCTGTTGATGTGCCAGACGAAAATGGTTATGTAGAAGATGATTATCGTATTGATTATCTAGCAAAACATATTCAAGCAATGAAAGATGCTGTTGAAATTGATGGTGTTGATTTATTAGGCTACACAACTTGGGGCTGTATTGACTTAGTGTCTGCCGGAACAGGTGAAATGAAGAAACGTTATGGCTTCGTCTATGTTGATTTAGACAACGAAGGCAATGGAACATTAAACCGTTCGAAGAAAAAATCATTTGATTGGTACAAACAAGTAATCGCTTCAAACGGCGAAGATTTATCAAATAACTAA
- a CDS encoding glutathione peroxidase: MTIYDFEVTTADGTTYSLEKYRGKILIIVNTATKCGFAPQFTELEALYQRYKAQGLVVLGFPSNQFKQELDSATDAQATCRLDYGVTFPMHQLVTVNGSQAAPIFHYLTQKAPGTLGKSIKWNFTKFLIDQNGQVIARYAPKTTPEKMIPAIEELLK; encoded by the coding sequence ATGACTATTTACGATTTTGAAGTTACCACTGCAGACGGCACCACTTATTCATTGGAAAAATATCGAGGAAAGATCCTGATTATTGTCAACACTGCCACAAAATGTGGTTTTGCTCCTCAATTTACAGAATTAGAAGCTCTCTATCAGCGCTATAAAGCACAAGGACTTGTTGTCTTAGGATTTCCTTCCAATCAGTTTAAACAAGAATTAGACAGCGCTACAGACGCTCAGGCAACTTGTCGGTTAGATTACGGCGTTACTTTCCCCATGCATCAGCTAGTCACAGTTAATGGCTCACAAGCAGCTCCTATCTTTCACTACCTTACACAAAAAGCACCTGGAACGTTAGGTAAGAGTATTAAATGGAATTTCACTAAATTTTTAATCGACCAAAACGGTCAAGTCATCGCGCGCTATGCTCCCAAAACAACGCCTGAAAAAATGATTCCAGCGATTGAAGAATTACTTAAATAA
- a CDS encoding MATE family efflux transporter, with product MFLTRKRFFNASDSELFFLSWPIFIELFLRVVIGNINVWMISHYSEPAVASVGAANQLLYLAVFVYGFITVGTQIIIAQLIGAKKRKEIQEVINTALFGSLGIGLLISLVFILFSPALLSFMNLDMELIEIGKGYLQVYGGSLFISAITAVIIAVLRTHSFTKPALLVPMTASILAVIGNYFALYQPFGLPNFGVTGLGFASVFGNTIGLIIAFILLKKYIGFSIRSIRPKKISFPILKSILAYGLPSSGETLSYQGAQIVVTMIVASLGSSVLIAKSYITAISQFVYLVAASLSQGNQIMVGRNVGAGQFDRASKRGMRTVIIGMIVSLAICLLTFVFIEPIMHIFTTNEEIITIAREVFLVEIILETARAVNMILVGALNASGDVKFPLICSLIVLWAISLPFSYALAIVAHWGLVGVWIAYAIDEALRSILMIRRWRSGVWQTKAVIHQEEPVEQTV from the coding sequence ATGTTTTTGACAAGAAAAAGATTTTTTAACGCTTCAGATAGTGAATTATTCTTTTTAAGTTGGCCAATTTTTATTGAATTATTTTTACGAGTTGTAATTGGTAATATCAACGTCTGGATGATTTCTCATTATTCTGAACCTGCTGTTGCATCAGTTGGAGCCGCAAATCAGCTATTATATTTAGCAGTTTTTGTCTACGGATTTATTACAGTTGGTACACAAATTATTATCGCTCAATTAATCGGTGCAAAAAAACGCAAAGAAATACAAGAAGTAATCAATACGGCATTATTTGGTTCACTAGGTATTGGATTACTTATCAGTTTGGTTTTTATTTTATTTTCACCAGCCTTACTAAGTTTCATGAACTTGGATATGGAACTAATCGAAATCGGAAAAGGCTACTTACAAGTCTACGGTGGCAGCCTGTTTATTTCGGCAATCACGGCTGTTATCATCGCCGTACTACGTACACACAGTTTTACCAAACCCGCTCTATTGGTTCCTATGACGGCGAGTATCTTAGCTGTTATCGGTAACTATTTTGCTCTGTATCAACCATTTGGATTACCCAATTTTGGTGTAACTGGTTTAGGTTTTGCAAGTGTTTTTGGTAACACAATTGGTTTAATCATTGCTTTTATCCTACTGAAAAAATATATTGGTTTTTCCATTCGTTCCATTCGTCCAAAAAAGATTTCCTTCCCTATTCTTAAATCAATTTTGGCTTATGGTTTACCATCTTCAGGTGAAACACTTTCTTATCAAGGAGCGCAAATTGTCGTAACGATGATTGTTGCTTCTTTAGGTTCTAGTGTCTTGATTGCTAAATCCTATATTACAGCTATTTCTCAGTTTGTTTATCTGGTAGCTGCTTCTCTTAGCCAAGGAAATCAAATTATGGTTGGTCGAAATGTGGGCGCTGGTCAATTTGATCGCGCGTCAAAACGTGGCATGCGAACAGTGATTATCGGAATGATTGTTTCACTAGCTATTTGTTTATTAACGTTTGTTTTTATCGAACCAATCATGCATATTTTTACAACCAATGAGGAAATTATTACGATTGCTCGCGAAGTTTTCTTAGTAGAGATTATTCTAGAAACTGCTCGTGCGGTCAATATGATTTTAGTTGGTGCGTTGAATGCCAGTGGTGATGTGAAATTCCCACTTATTTGTAGCTTAATTGTTTTATGGGCAATTAGCTTACCTTTCTCTTATGCTCTAGCGATTGTTGCACATTGGGGCTTAGTTGGCGTTTGGATTGCCTATGCAATTGACGAGGCGTTGCGCAGCATCTTAATGATTCGGCGTTGGCGTTCTGGTGTTTGGCAAACAAAAGCAGTTATCCATCAAGAAGAACCGGTAGAACAAACTGTCTAA
- the trxB gene encoding thioredoxin-disulfide reductase translates to MYDVIVIGAGPAGMTAALYASRSNLSVVMIERGAPGGQMNNTAEVENYPGYEMILGPELAEKMYDGATKFGAENAYGIIQEIKDCGDYKEVVAGDKTYQAKTVIIATGCEHRKLGVAGEDEFAGRGVSYCAVCDGAFFRNRKLLVVGGGDSAVEEAIYLTQFASEVVIVHRRDELRAQKIIQDRAFANEKISFLWDSVVEEIVGNDMVVTGAQIKNVKTGEVHEEAANGIFIYVGLDPLTEPFKSSGITNEEGWIPTDEDMRTLIPGIFAVGDVREKNLRQITTAVGDGSVAGQEVFNYLEAQKDVKK, encoded by the coding sequence ATGTATGATGTAATCGTTATTGGAGCAGGTCCTGCAGGGATGACTGCTGCATTATATGCTTCTCGTTCAAATTTATCAGTAGTGATGATTGAACGTGGCGCACCTGGTGGACAAATGAATAATACAGCAGAAGTTGAAAACTATCCAGGATATGAAATGATTTTAGGTCCAGAATTAGCAGAAAAAATGTATGATGGTGCCACAAAATTTGGTGCTGAAAATGCTTATGGTATCATACAAGAAATTAAAGATTGCGGAGATTACAAAGAGGTCGTGGCGGGTGATAAGACTTACCAAGCAAAAACAGTAATTATCGCCACAGGTTGTGAGCATCGTAAATTAGGTGTTGCTGGCGAAGATGAATTTGCTGGTCGCGGTGTTTCTTATTGTGCGGTTTGTGATGGTGCATTCTTCCGTAATCGTAAATTATTAGTCGTTGGTGGTGGTGACTCTGCAGTTGAAGAAGCGATTTATTTAACACAATTTGCTTCAGAAGTTGTGATTGTTCATCGTCGTGACGAATTACGTGCTCAAAAAATTATCCAAGACCGTGCGTTTGCTAACGAAAAAATTTCATTCTTATGGGATTCTGTTGTAGAAGAGATTGTTGGAAATGACATGGTTGTGACAGGTGCTCAAATTAAAAATGTGAAAACGGGCGAAGTACATGAAGAAGCTGCGAACGGTATTTTTATCTATGTTGGGTTGGATCCATTGACAGAACCCTTCAAATCAAGCGGTATTACGAATGAAGAAGGTTGGATTCCAACAGATGAAGACATGCGTACATTAATTCCTGGTATTTTTGCAGTTGGAGATGTTCGTGAAAAAAACTTACGTCAAATTACGACCGCTGTAGGTGACGGTAGTGTTGCTGGACAAGAAGTATTTAACTACCTTGAAGCACAAAAAGATGTGAAAAAATAG
- a CDS encoding phospho-sugar mutase yields MSWEVTYEQWKNQENLDENLKKQLQDLEGQTQELEDAFYAPLEFGTAGMRGVLGPGINRMNLYTIRQATEGLARFMNKQDPDTRRRGVAIAYDSRHFSPEFAMEAAKTLAKHDIPSYVFESLRPTPELSFAVRYLKTFTGIMITASHNPSNYNGYKVYGEDGGQMPPADADALTSFVREIANPLEVPVLSEEEAKHSGLINIIGEEVDNAYLKEVKSVTINHELIEEMGDNLKLVYTPLHGTGKMLGEKALKQAGFHQFVLEPEQAIADPNFSTVKSPNPEEHSAFEYAIRLGEKEGADLLIATDPDADRLGAAVRLPNGEYQVLTGNQIGAILIRYILEAHKQAGTLPENAAVLKSIVSSELPTAIAKSYNTTMFNVLTGFKFIAEKIQQFEEDHSHTFMFGFEESYGYLVKPFVRDKDAIQALVLFAEVAAYYKKEGKTVYDALQEIFAEYGYFAEKTISVTMSGQEGAAKITALMKTFREKAPAEFAGVKVVQTEDFKLLTRQKVDGTTEEMTTPPSDVLKYVLEDESWIAVRPSGTEPKIKFYIGVKADSDANATQKIADLEAAINEITGA; encoded by the coding sequence ATGTCTTGGGAAGTAACTTACGAACAATGGAAAAATCAAGAGAATCTTGATGAGAACTTAAAGAAACAGTTACAAGATTTAGAAGGTCAAACACAGGAATTGGAAGATGCGTTTTACGCACCTTTAGAATTTGGAACAGCAGGTATGCGAGGCGTACTTGGACCTGGTATTAACCGAATGAACCTTTATACAATTCGTCAAGCAACAGAAGGATTAGCGCGCTTCATGAATAAACAAGATCCCGATACCCGACGTCGTGGTGTAGCAATTGCTTATGATTCAAGACATTTCTCACCAGAATTTGCGATGGAAGCAGCAAAAACATTAGCCAAACATGATATTCCGTCTTATGTATTTGAAAGCTTACGCCCAACTCCAGAATTATCTTTTGCGGTTCGATACTTAAAAACCTTCACAGGAATTATGATTACAGCATCACATAATCCATCAAATTATAATGGATATAAAGTGTATGGTGAAGATGGGGGACAAATGCCACCTGCTGATGCGGATGCGTTAACTTCTTTTGTACGTGAAATTGCCAATCCATTAGAAGTTCCTGTGTTATCCGAAGAAGAAGCTAAACATAGTGGTTTAATTAATATTATTGGCGAAGAAGTCGATAATGCGTATCTAAAAGAAGTAAAAAGTGTCACGATTAATCATGAATTAATTGAAGAAATGGGCGATAACTTAAAATTAGTTTATACACCATTACATGGTACTGGAAAAATGTTAGGAGAAAAGGCTTTGAAACAAGCTGGTTTCCATCAATTTGTTTTAGAACCAGAACAAGCCATTGCTGATCCAAACTTTAGTACAGTTAAATCACCAAATCCAGAAGAACATTCTGCATTTGAATATGCTATTCGCTTAGGCGAAAAAGAAGGCGCGGATTTATTGATTGCGACTGACCCAGACGCAGACCGTTTAGGTGCAGCTGTTCGTTTGCCAAATGGCGAATATCAAGTATTAACTGGTAATCAAATTGGGGCTATTTTAATTCGTTATATTTTAGAAGCGCACAAGCAAGCTGGTACGTTGCCAGAAAATGCAGCTGTCTTGAAATCAATCGTATCTAGTGAATTACCAACAGCGATTGCGAAAAGCTACAATACAACGATGTTTAACGTATTAACAGGCTTTAAATTTATTGCTGAAAAAATTCAACAATTTGAAGAAGACCATTCGCATACCTTTATGTTTGGTTTTGAAGAAAGCTATGGTTATCTTGTAAAACCATTTGTACGCGATAAAGATGCCATTCAAGCATTAGTCTTATTTGCAGAAGTTGCTGCTTACTACAAAAAAGAAGGCAAAACGGTTTATGATGCCTTACAAGAAATTTTTGCAGAATATGGTTACTTTGCAGAGAAAACAATTTCTGTGACTATGAGTGGTCAAGAAGGTGCTGCAAAAATTACGGCTTTAATGAAAACCTTCCGTGAAAAAGCACCTGCCGAGTTTGCTGGTGTGAAAGTTGTCCAAACCGAAGACTTCAAACTATTGACACGTCAAAAAGTAGATGGCACAACAGAAGAAATGACAACACCGCCTTCAGATGTATTAAAATATGTGTTAGAAGATGAGAGCTGGATTGCCGTGCGTCCATCTGGAACTGAACCAAAAATTAAATTCTATATTGGCGTAAAAGCAGACAGTGATGCTAATGCAACACAAAAAATCGCCGACTTAGAAGCAGCAATCAATGAAATTACTGGCGCTTAG
- a CDS encoding ArsR/SmtB family transcription factor encodes MEKPAISEIERVSRIFKVLSDVTRLKIVLSLEAGERNVTSIAETVEMEQSAVSHQLKLLRENNVVKSRREGKTILYSLDDHHVLDILEQTFRHIRHL; translated from the coding sequence ATGGAAAAACCTGCTATTTCTGAAATTGAACGTGTCAGTCGGATTTTTAAAGTTCTAAGTGATGTTACTCGTTTAAAAATTGTTTTATCTTTAGAAGCTGGCGAACGGAATGTTACCTCAATTGCTGAAACAGTTGAGATGGAACAATCAGCTGTATCCCATCAACTAAAACTGCTGCGAGAAAATAACGTAGTTAAATCTAGACGTGAAGGCAAAACAATTTTATATAGTTTAGACGATCATCACGTTTTAGATATTTTAGAACAGACTTTTCGCCATATTCGACATTTATAA
- a CDS encoding homoserine dehydrogenase has protein sequence MKDHLRIGILGLGVVGSGTIQVLAAQRAKIKEQTGMNVSIVKALIRPAEDKKQFADEHGIELTSELADIVEDATLDVVIELIGKVHPAKEFIAQALKNGKHVVTANKDLIAQHGVELVEIAKENNVSLFYEASVAGGIPILRTLTTNYLADEITNIRGIVNGTTNYMLTKMLENGTSYEEALAQAQALGFAESDPTNDVDGIDAAYKMVILTQFAYGMDVALSDLEIQGIRGLSDKDVLQAQKFGYEIKLIGESVKADETISVSVGPALVPKTHPLASIKNEFNGVFINSTGIDQSMFYGPGAGSLPTATSVISDVAAIAKNISLGIDAPQFNEYRRPLQLTAPEANYAKYYFAVTTSADFTADALTALLANEKVQINELAQEIGETNRFMVITESINRLQLAAVEAAIAKQGTLERRMRVMEA, from the coding sequence ATGAAGGATCATTTACGTATAGGTATTCTAGGATTAGGCGTTGTCGGAAGCGGAACAATACAAGTGTTAGCTGCCCAACGAGCGAAAATAAAAGAACAAACCGGGATGAATGTGTCTATCGTCAAAGCTTTGATACGACCAGCAGAAGATAAGAAACAATTTGCAGATGAACATGGTATCGAATTAACTTCAGAATTAGCAGATATTGTGGAAGATGCTACTTTAGATGTCGTGATTGAGTTGATTGGGAAAGTTCATCCAGCGAAAGAATTCATTGCACAAGCCTTAAAAAATGGCAAACATGTTGTGACTGCCAATAAAGATTTAATTGCGCAGCACGGTGTGGAATTAGTTGAAATAGCCAAAGAGAATAATGTCTCATTATTTTACGAAGCAAGCGTAGCTGGAGGTATTCCAATTTTACGTACGTTAACAACGAACTACTTAGCTGATGAAATTACCAATATTCGTGGGATTGTTAATGGAACAACAAACTATATGTTAACAAAAATGTTAGAAAATGGAACATCTTATGAGGAAGCTTTAGCCCAAGCCCAAGCATTAGGGTTTGCGGAATCAGATCCTACCAATGACGTGGATGGGATTGATGCAGCATACAAAATGGTCATTCTGACCCAATTTGCTTACGGAATGGACGTGGCATTATCTGATTTAGAAATTCAAGGAATTCGTGGTCTATCAGATAAAGATGTCTTGCAAGCACAAAAATTTGGTTATGAAATCAAATTAATTGGTGAATCAGTAAAAGCCGACGAAACGATTTCTGTTTCAGTTGGTCCAGCATTAGTTCCCAAAACACATCCATTAGCATCCATTAAAAATGAATTTAATGGAGTGTTTATCAACAGCACGGGAATTGACCAATCCATGTTTTATGGACCAGGTGCTGGTTCATTACCAACTGCAACAAGCGTTATTTCAGATGTTGCAGCCATTGCAAAAAACATCAGTTTAGGGATTGATGCGCCACAATTCAATGAATATCGTCGACCATTACAATTAACTGCGCCAGAAGCTAATTATGCAAAATATTATTTTGCGGTAACAACTTCAGCAGACTTTACAGCTGATGCATTAACAGCCTTGTTGGCAAACGAAAAGGTACAAATCAATGAGTTAGCACAAGAAATAGGAGAGACGAACCGTTTCATGGTAATTACTGAAAGTATCAATCGTTTACAACTAGCTGCAGTTGAAGCAGCAATAGCAAAACAAGGAACATTAGAACGAAGAATGAGGGTAATGGAGGCATAA
- the thrB gene encoding homoserine kinase, translating to MKIRVPATSANLGPGFDSCGIALSMYLSVEVLGDSDQWKITHTLGDAIPSDEKNLLIQTALKLAPSLAPKKLKMTSTIPLTRGLGSSSSVIVAGIELANRLGNLQLSENRKVELATQIEGHPDNVAPAICGDFVVACHFSERQEKSVNYVKHYFPETDIIAFIPNTELLTSKSRGVLPETLPYKEAVKASAIANVMIAAVLNGNLPLAGKMMQEDLWHEVYRGKLVPHLSDIRQICKEEEAYGCFLSGAGPTILILTPAEKTERIMKLLNALDSRAQVEHLSIDREGVQVF from the coding sequence ATGAAAATTCGAGTTCCAGCAACCAGTGCCAATTTAGGTCCTGGATTTGATTCATGCGGAATCGCACTGTCCATGTACTTATCTGTTGAGGTACTTGGTGATAGTGATCAATGGAAAATCACTCATACATTAGGAGACGCTATCCCTTCTGATGAGAAAAATTTATTGATTCAAACTGCTTTGAAGCTTGCGCCTTCATTAGCACCAAAAAAATTAAAAATGACTTCAACTATTCCATTAACTCGTGGTTTAGGAAGTAGTTCTTCTGTGATTGTAGCAGGAATCGAATTAGCTAATCGTTTGGGGAATTTGCAGTTATCAGAAAATAGAAAAGTAGAACTTGCGACCCAAATTGAAGGGCATCCAGACAATGTAGCGCCAGCAATTTGTGGAGATTTTGTTGTCGCTTGTCATTTTTCAGAACGCCAAGAAAAAAGCGTGAATTATGTTAAACACTATTTCCCTGAAACAGATATTATCGCATTTATTCCTAATACGGAATTATTAACCAGTAAAAGTCGGGGTGTATTGCCAGAGACATTACCGTATAAAGAAGCAGTAAAAGCCAGTGCTATCGCCAATGTGATGATTGCAGCTGTTTTAAATGGGAATTTACCTTTGGCTGGTAAAATGATGCAAGAAGACCTTTGGCATGAGGTATATCGAGGAAAATTGGTACCACATTTATCAGATATCCGCCAAATTTGTAAAGAAGAAGAAGCCTATGGTTGTTTCTTAAGCGGTGCGGGTCCGACGATTTTAATTTTGACCCCAGCTGAAAAGACAGAACGTATCATGAAATTATTGAATGCTTTAGATTCACGCGCACAAGTCGAACATTTATCCATTGATCGTGAAGGTGTTCAGGTTTTCTAG